A window of the Mesorhizobium opportunistum WSM2075 genome harbors these coding sequences:
- the cpaB gene encoding Flp pilus assembly protein CpaB: MPASRLIILSVAVAAAGGAGYVAKNMVAPPPAQIVVDSGPKAPAVALQDVLVLSGDVAMGNQLENNIAWQPWPADGINPNFITKATAPDALEKLKGSIARVGMYAGEPVRRSKLIGEGQSFMSSILPSGMRAVATTISADTSAGGFILPNDFVDVIMTRRADANSGSTGFNTETILKNIRVLAIDQTIQEDEEGKKTRVGQTATLELTPKQAEIITVAQQMADRLTLALRAITDTQEKNVDEADYLVSGNGRKGTVRLIKSGEVSEVGARK, encoded by the coding sequence ATGCCAGCATCCCGATTGATTATCTTAAGCGTGGCGGTAGCCGCGGCGGGTGGTGCTGGCTACGTCGCGAAGAACATGGTCGCCCCGCCACCCGCCCAGATCGTCGTCGATTCCGGCCCCAAGGCTCCCGCGGTGGCTCTGCAGGACGTGCTTGTGCTTTCAGGCGATGTCGCGATGGGTAACCAGCTCGAGAACAACATCGCCTGGCAGCCCTGGCCAGCCGACGGCATCAACCCGAACTTCATCACCAAGGCCACGGCTCCCGACGCCCTGGAGAAACTGAAGGGGTCGATAGCCCGTGTGGGGATGTACGCGGGCGAACCCGTGCGGCGTTCCAAACTGATCGGCGAGGGGCAAAGCTTCATGTCGTCGATCCTGCCTTCAGGGATGCGGGCGGTCGCCACGACCATATCGGCCGACACGTCGGCCGGCGGCTTCATCCTTCCCAATGATTTTGTCGACGTCATCATGACCCGCAGGGCGGACGCCAACAGCGGCAGCACCGGCTTCAACACCGAAACCATCCTCAAGAACATCCGCGTCCTGGCAATCGACCAGACCATCCAGGAGGACGAGGAAGGCAAGAAGACCAGGGTGGGCCAGACCGCCACGCTGGAGCTCACACCCAAGCAGGCGGAGATCATCACCGTCGCCCAGCAGATGGCGGATCGCCTGACACTGGCGTTGCGGGCGATCACGGACACCCAGGAAAAGAATGTGGACGAGGCCGACTATCTCGTTTCCGGCAATGGCCGCAAGGGAACGGTGAGACTGATCAAGTCGGGCGAAGTTTCCGAAGTAG